A window of the Miscanthus floridulus cultivar M001 chromosome 14, ASM1932011v1, whole genome shotgun sequence genome harbors these coding sequences:
- the LOC136502644 gene encoding uncharacterized protein — MASFPFSVCIICATKAPAAVRDFLMPPSSQMAIQLTLLILISCSLYSMYPSSSSSFSESSSLALLVLVISTCLSLLFTNLRKLLRDNTHKAKAPASMEEAVTVYQEKSIVPQDAVPEDAPEDLMGNLSDSSECTTNDEEDGTEEGSMSDEADDDDDESLIEISLVDGHYVGGAEQAEQRCAYNYKKDLLAEFLPDLLLDRRDFFDILSEISEEDSLIEIDIARGSIKCSNLDIKA; from the coding sequence ATGGCTTCCTTCCCCTTTAGCGTTTGCATCATTTGTGCCACTAAAGCTCCTGCCGCCGTGAGGGATTTCTTGATGCCTCCCAGCTCCCAGATGGCCATACAACTCACACTACTCATACTCATTTCATGTAGCCTTTACAGTATGtatccttcctcttcttcttccttctcggaATCGTCTTCGCTCGCATTGCTGGTGCTTGTCATCTCCACCTGCCTCTCCTTGCTCTTCACCAACCTCAGAAAGCTACTCAGAGACAACACCCACAAAGCTAAGGCTCCAGCTTCCATGGAAGAAGCTGTGACTGTGTACCAGGAGAAGAGCATTGTGCCACAAGATGCGGTGCCCGAGGATGCACCGGAGGATTTGATGGGAAACCTATCAGATTCTTCAGAGTGCACGACGAACGACGAGGAAGATGGCACCGAGGAAGGCTCGATGTCAGATGaagctgacgacgacgacgatgagagCCTCATTGAGATCTCCCTTGTCGATGGCCACTACGTGGGCGGCGCAGAGCAAGCTGAACAGCGATGCGCATACAACTACAAGAAGGACCTCCTCGCGGAGTTCCTGCCGGATTTGCTGCTGGACAGGAGAGATTTCTTCGACATCTTGTCAGAGATCAGCGAGGAGGACAGCCTGATCGAGATTGACATCGCAAGAGGCTccatcaagtgctccaacttggataTCAAGGCATGA